One genomic window of Polyodon spathula isolate WHYD16114869_AA chromosome 8, ASM1765450v1, whole genome shotgun sequence includes the following:
- the LOC121319620 gene encoding G/T mismatch-specific thymine DNA glycosylase-like — protein sequence MEEKQYTSLTVPTDYLQHWFQSTQQFQALQATQYHQMSTVSPYMDGSREDTEMTELSVHQEPAPVPEPVPTKGKRGRPPTKEPKKPGPKKAKAADGAAGGKQEKISDAFKKVKRKMNRFNGVSEAELMTKTLPDILTFNLDIVIVGINPGLMAAHKGHHYPGPGNHFWKCLFLSGLSDTQLNHMDDQLLPEKCGIGFTNMVERTTPGSKDLSSKEFREGGRILVEKLKKYKPVVAAFNGKCIYEIFSKEIFGVKIKKFEFGLQPHRIPETETACYVMPSSSARCAQFPRAQDKVHYYIKLKELRDQLKGQPSVTKDVQELDYSFDLKLAKEDAKRMAIKEEKYDPGYEAAFGGACSESGPEGNGPCNFSATEPEAGSKEGSTPPAFGQVPEGQWMMQSFADQIPDIGSCSTQPREATGAD from the exons ATGGAAGAAAAGCAGTACACATCTTTGACGGTCCCCACGGATTACCTTCAGCATTG GTTTCAATCAACTCAGCAGTTCCAAGCCCTCCAAGCTACACAATATCACCAGATGTCAACTGTTTCTCCGTATATGGACGGGTCAAGAGAAGACACGGAGATGACAGAGCTTTCTGTCCATCAGGAGCCTGCACCTGTTCCAGAACCAG TTCCTACAAAGGGAAAGCGAGGCAGACCTCCTACAAAAGAGCCAAAGAAACCTGGTCCCAAAAAAGCAAAGGCAGCTGATGGAGCTGCCGGAGGGAAGCAGGAGAAGATTTCAGATGCCTTCAAGAAAGTGAAGAGGAAAATGAATCGCTTCAACGGTGTCTCCGAGGCTGAACTCATGACAAAAACTCTGCCTGATATTCTTACCTTCAATCTGGACATTGTGATT GTTGGTATTAATCCAGGACTGATGGCAGCTCACAAAGGGCATCATTATCCTGGGCCAGGGAACCACTTCT GGAAGTGCCTCTTTTTGTCCGGCCTCAGCGATACTCAGTTAAATCATATGGATGACCAGCTATTGCCAGAAAAGTGTGGTATTGGGTTTACAAACATGGTGGAGAGGACAACTCCAGGAAGCAAAGACCTTTCCAG CAAAGAGTTTCGAGAAGGAGGCAGAATTCTAGTAGAGAAGCTAAAGAAGTATAAACCAGTTGTAGCTGCttttaatggaaaat GCATTTATGAAATTTTTAGCAAAGAAATCTTTGGAGTCAAGATTAAGAAATTTGAATTTGGTTTGCAGCCTCACAGGATCccagaaacagaaaca GCATGCTATGTGATGCCCTCATCAAGTGCACGCTGTGCCCAGTTCCCTCGAGCCCAAGATAAAGTTCACTACTACATCAAGCTGAAAGAACTGCGTGACCAACTGAAGGGTCAGCCATCAGTCACCAAGGATGTGCAAGAGCTGGATTACAGTTTTGATCTGAAGTTGGCAAAGG AGGATGCAAAGAGGATGGCCATTAAGGAGGAGAAGTATGACCCAGGCTACGAAGCTGCTTTCGGTGGTGCTTGCAGCGAGTCTGGACCAGAGGGCAATGGACCCTGTAATTTCTCTGCCACTGAGCCAG AAGCTGGCAGTAAGGAGGGGAGTACACCACCTGCTTTTGGACAGGTTCCAGAAGGACAGTGGATGATGCAATCGTTTGCAGATCAGATTCCAGACATTGGTAGCTGTAGCACACAACCACGAGAGGCAACAGGAGCTGACTAA